The following nucleotide sequence is from Prosthecobacter sp..
CCCACGCTCTTTTTGCCGCGATGGACACGACGGAAGAGTTCCAGCGTGGCGAGGCGAAGTTTGGGCGACTTGGTGGCGAAATTCAGTCCGCTGCGAAACAGCGGCGTGCCATCCGGCCATGCAATGCGGAAGCCGACGGACAAAAGGCGCGTGTTTTTCGCGAACCAATGCCGCCGCAGTCCCGGTGCGGAGAAAAATGCCTGGCCTCGCGATACCGCCATCTCGTTTCCATCCGCACGAATGCGCACCTCACCGCGCTCGACGAAGAACACGCCCGGTGGCACTGGAATCTCCGCCGACCACACGTCACATGTCGGCACCGCGCCGCGATACACCCACAGCCATTCGTGGCGAAGGCTGCGCCAGGCATCGGCGGGGATCGTTTTCGGCATCGCGCAGCTTGGCGGGACATGTAAGCGATTTCAATCCGGCATAACAACGTCGGGTTGCCAGTCACACGGACTTGGCTTTGCTCAGACGATGAAAGCCAACCTCCTCGCTCTCTCCATTTTCACCAGCGTCGCCTTTGCCCAAGAACCGCGAAGCGTGAGCGGCATCTACCCGAGTTTGGCGATGTTCAATAACGAAGGCGAGTGCGGCACCGGAGCCGTCGTGCCGTGGGCGGATCGCTTGTGGGTCATCACTTACGGGCCGCATCTGCCCTTCGGATCGAGCGACAAGCTCTACGAGATCACGCCGGAGCTGACGCAGATCGTACGCCCGGAGAGCGTCGGCGGCACGCCGGCGAATCGCATGATCCATCCCGAGTCGCAGCAGCTTTTCATCGGGCCGTACATCATCGACGCCGAACGCAAAGTGCGAGTAATCCCGCCCTACATCATGCCGGGTCGTCTTACCGGCAATGCGCGGCATCTCACCGACCCCGCAGGCAAGATCTACTACGCCACGATGGAGGAGGGACTCTACGAGGTCGATGTGAAGTCCCTCGCGGCGAAAAACCTCATCCGTGACGGCAATCCTCACAAGAAAGACTTCAAGGTCGAAGCCCAGCTCTCGAATCTCGAATCACAACTGCCGGGCTATCACGGCAAAGGTCTGTATTCGAGCCAGGGCCGCCTCATTTACGCCAACAACGGCGACCGCGACAAACGCGTGCTCACCGATCCCACCACGCCCAGCGGCGCTCTCGGTGAATGGTCCGGCAGTGGCGACTGGCAGCTCGTGCGGCGCAATCAATTCACCGAGGTCAGCGGCCCCGGCGGCATCAGCGGCAGCGATGCCAACGCCCCCGTGTGGAGCATCGGCTGGGACGCGAAATCACTCATCCTCATGCTGCTCGATGGTGGCAAATGGCAGTCCTTTCGCCTGCCCAAAGTCAGCCACAGCTATGACGGCGCGCACGGCTGGAACACCGAATGGCCGCGCATCCGCGACATCGGCGAGGAAAACCTGCTCATGACCATGCACGGTGCGTTCTGGAGCTTCCCGCGCACGTTTTCCGCCGCGAACACCAGCGGCATCCGCGTGCGCAGCGCCTACATGAAGGTCATCGGCGACTTCACCCGCTGGAACGACCGCCTCGTCTTCGGCTGTGATGACTCGGCGAAGTCGGAGTTCCTCAACAAGCGCAAAGTCAAAGGCGGCATCGACAGCGTCGGCCAGTCGCAGAGCAACTTGTGGTTCACGAGCCCCGAAACACCCGGCAAACTTGGCCCCGCGCACGCCAGCGGCGCGGTGTGGCTGCATGACAGCGTGAAGACGGGGCAGAAGGGAGAATTGTTCCTGGTCGCGGGTTGGAAGCATCGGAGCATGTGGATCATCAATCACGCGACTGGTGAATCCACCCGCACTGATGTCGTCAGTGACGACGATTGGTTGCGAACCGAGGCTGGAGCGGACTCGAAAGACTTCAGTGTCTTTGTCACGCTCACCAACGGCGAAATGCGCGGCACCACGCCGGATCCAATCTTCGATGGCATCGCCCGAATCACCGATTCCAATGCTCAAACCGGCGTTTTCCGTCCACGCGGCGAAAACAAGCGCACGCTGAGTCTGGCCACGAAAGACGGCTACTACGAGATGGGGGCCGATCTGGCCCTCAAACGTGTCGAAGACGCCAAAGCGCAGGCTTTTGTCGAAAAGAGCGTCGCCATACCGAAGAACGTGATCACGCTCGACGAGGCCAGCGTGCTCGTCGTCGATGATCGCGGCCGTCACTGGCGTCTGCCGCGTGCTTCGAAGGCCTACGACGGCCCCACGAATGCCGGTGAGCTGCGTGTGTGTCGCGAAGTCGCCACCGAGCGTGACATGCTCAGCGCCTGCGGCACCTTCTTCGAGCTGCCTGCCGAGAACGCGGATGGTTTCGCGAAGATCCGCCCCATTTGCTCACACGATCTGCGTGTGACCGACTTCGGTGGCTATCGCGGCTTGTTTTTGATGAGCGGCATCAAACCCGACGCGAAAACCAGCGAGCACATCCTCCGCAGCGACGACGGCAAAGCCGCGTTGTGGGCCGGAGCCATCGACGACCTCTGGAAACTCGGCAAACCCCGCGGCGAAGGCGGTCCGTGGAAGAACACGAAGGTCAAAGCGAGTCAGAAAAGCGATCCGTATCTCATGTGGGCTTACGACCAGCGCACACTGACGCTAAGCCACGATCAAAACGAGCCCGTGAGCTTTCACATCGAACTCGACCTCACCGGCACCGGCCTATGGGTGACCTGGCAACGCCGCGACGTTTACCCCGTTGCTCCAATCAATCTCACCTTTGAGCCCGCCGTGCAGGCCCGCTGGATGCGTGTAACCACGGACAAGACCTGCACGGCGACGGCGCAGTTGAAGTATGAGTGATCACTTCTTGCGTCGAAACGGATGGAGGAACTGCTGCCAGTAGCCTTTCGGCACGGGATGGCCGCCGATGCCGTAGGCTGAAGGCCAGCGGCCGTCGGTGGGCATGTGGTGGGTGCCGAAGAGTTTGTCGAACAGCGGGAAGTGGATCGCAAAGTTCACGTCGATGGCCTCTTTTTCGATGCCGTGATGCCAGTGATGGAAGCGGGGCGTGACGAGGTATTTTTCCATGAAGCCGAGCCGCCAGCCGAGATTCGAGTGCGCGAAGGTGGCGAAGAGATAGACGACGAGGACGTAGGCGTTCACCGCAGTCTGGCTGAAGCCGAGCAGGATCATCGGGAAGACCGTGGTGCCGCGCAGAACAAGGATTTCGAGGAAGTGCATCCGCGCCCCGGCCATCCAGTCCATGTGCTGCGCGGAGTGATGCACCGCATGGAAACGCCAGAGGGCCGGGATGCGATGAAACAGGCGATGCACCCAGTACTGCACCAGATCGGTGAGGAACATGATCGCGATCAATTGCACCAGGAAGGGCAACGCCGCGACCCAGGCGCGAAATTCCGTCCATGACGTGAGTTTGAAGAGCGTCTGCGCGGGCATGAAGCTCAGCCAAGTGAGCACCTGCACCATCATGCTGCTGATGAGGTAGTAGAATAGGTCCTCGCGCCATTCGTAACGGAAGATGCCCTGATCGGCACGGCGTGGGAAGAGCGTCTCCAGCGGGATGAAGAG
It contains:
- a CDS encoding sterol desaturase family protein, which gives rise to MNPLHETRLKIRRELEAPPALRKFGSGWISGVLGMMFGLAALGSVVMMRFPGVFTMKENAGLIGHPAFRTGMFVLMVLAFAFSLLNLVLRPSKILGITGMVATLLAVTFGGTSASAVAPDVTPVYFGLDFFVLRLLFTGFLFIPLETLFPRRADQGIFRYEWREDLFYYLISSMMVQVLTWLSFMPAQTLFKLTSWTEFRAWVAALPFLVQLIAIMFLTDLVQYWVHRLFHRIPALWRFHAVHHSAQHMDWMAGARMHFLEILVLRGTTVFPMILLGFSQTAVNAYVLVVYLFATFAHSNLGWRLGFMEKYLVTPRFHHWHHGIEKEAIDVNFAIHFPLFDKLFGTHHMPTDGRWPSAYGIGGHPVPKGYWQQFLHPFRRKK